A DNA window from Haliovirga abyssi contains the following coding sequences:
- the lptC gene encoding LPS export ABC transporter periplasmic protein LptC has protein sequence MLKKILYFIMLGIFLLFIYNNYIKKMSDINIGEIKKDIKTNNIKYDIGNSYKISANQLIENQTNETTVFKQAQAFFKNMSLKGNEAIVDKLKNMILKGNITGVTDNGWKFKTTEMRYDENKKKFYSVSKVEAKKDDIKITARHFEANSQFTLINLYTNVKLTSNKVTLSCDRVIYDRNKNIVKLNGNIKVQVKNLNSEKGKIELVTGELNYAIYDMDNNRLIVWGKFKARMKGYTLTANNLVYYKKTNNVDVYDNVKLKKDDMEINTPKAFYNGKTKKIVLNKPVKGKIKEYNFESDYMQIDEVTENIKLSNNIEIKNKESTMKADEITYDKKNNIIEGVGHENILVFGKDYRMKSKKFHYFVDENKLVIPENFRVVKNGMKINGSNLIFYTKDEIGTSKKIYIEKKENNLISDFVKFNLKKKIYNLEKNISINYEKYNIVTQKLDLDEANKKIYMKDNFEVYNKEDDLKIYSKNGEYDDNSKLISLLGKTKVVKDDYEISGDSFTYNLDDKFGKLVGTVEIKNRKDDLIVNANELTYKYKEEMDIYGDVRLKKDDIYGNTEKIVYKYKEKMGYLITPGKVENKTEKIIMNYETGEYDNNLKILKLRKISGHQEDIKFKSELAKYDEKSNEIDFIKKVNINQKELNIDSDKLRYFIKTKKIKSETPITVTEKNLKMVIQSGEMDLKNKTLDGEKGVITTEDGDKITGDFLSGDYSKKEFNFKDNLKADLPSEKMKFSGDIAKMYFKKNKDDQFDVTRGEIKNKTDFWYKDMNLSSDYLEMDNMKNLVFGKGNPVLKIDGDTTIKSDYVYLNLNTNTGEMKSNVKLTNITKEAGTINATANDASLNNEDKKVKMKGNIIVYQGENKVEAEEGVMDLKTNILSGIGTTKFKLRIKPKEESK, from the coding sequence ATGTTGAAAAAAATATTATATTTCATAATGTTAGGAATATTTTTACTTTTTATATATAATAATTATATAAAAAAAATGTCAGATATTAATATAGGAGAGATAAAAAAAGATATTAAAACAAATAATATAAAATATGATATAGGAAATAGTTATAAAATTTCTGCTAATCAACTTATTGAGAATCAAACTAATGAGACAACAGTATTTAAACAGGCACAAGCTTTTTTCAAAAATATGTCATTAAAAGGAAATGAAGCCATAGTTGATAAATTGAAAAATATGATACTAAAAGGAAATATAACAGGAGTAACAGACAATGGTTGGAAATTTAAAACAACTGAAATGAGATATGATGAAAATAAAAAGAAATTTTATTCAGTTTCAAAAGTGGAAGCAAAAAAAGATGATATAAAAATAACAGCAAGACATTTTGAAGCCAATAGTCAATTTACATTAATAAATTTATATACTAACGTTAAATTAACTTCAAATAAAGTAACTTTAAGCTGTGATAGAGTGATTTATGATAGAAACAAAAATATAGTAAAATTAAATGGTAATATAAAAGTACAAGTTAAAAATCTTAATAGTGAAAAGGGAAAAATAGAATTAGTAACTGGAGAATTAAATTATGCAATTTATGATATGGATAATAACAGATTAATTGTATGGGGTAAATTTAAAGCACGAATGAAAGGGTATACACTAACTGCAAATAATTTAGTTTATTATAAAAAAACTAATAATGTAGATGTATATGATAATGTAAAATTAAAAAAAGATGATATGGAAATTAATACTCCAAAAGCATTTTATAATGGCAAAACTAAAAAAATAGTATTGAATAAACCTGTAAAAGGTAAAATAAAAGAGTATAATTTTGAGTCCGATTATATGCAAATAGATGAAGTTACAGAGAATATAAAATTATCTAATAACATAGAAATAAAAAATAAAGAATCTACAATGAAAGCCGATGAAATTACATATGATAAAAAAAATAATATTATAGAAGGAGTTGGACATGAAAATATATTAGTTTTTGGAAAAGACTATAGAATGAAAAGTAAAAAATTCCACTATTTTGTGGATGAAAATAAATTGGTTATTCCAGAAAACTTTAGAGTAGTTAAAAATGGAATGAAAATAAATGGTTCTAATTTAATATTTTATACAAAAGATGAAATAGGTACTTCTAAAAAAATATATATAGAGAAAAAAGAAAATAATTTAATAAGTGATTTTGTTAAATTTAATTTAAAGAAAAAGATATATAATTTAGAAAAAAATATATCTATAAACTATGAAAAATATAATATTGTAACACAAAAATTAGATCTTGATGAAGCAAATAAAAAAATATATATGAAAGATAATTTTGAAGTTTATAATAAAGAGGACGATTTAAAAATATATTCAAAGAATGGAGAATATGACGATAATTCTAAACTGATAAGTTTATTAGGAAAAACAAAAGTTGTAAAAGATGATTATGAAATATCAGGGGACAGCTTTACATATAATTTAGATGATAAATTTGGAAAATTGGTTGGAACAGTTGAAATAAAAAACAGAAAAGATGATTTGATAGTTAATGCTAATGAGCTGACTTATAAATATAAAGAAGAGATGGATATATATGGAGATGTTAGATTAAAAAAAGATGATATATATGGAAATACAGAAAAAATAGTGTATAAATATAAAGAAAAAATGGGATATTTAATCACACCAGGAAAAGTTGAAAATAAAACAGAAAAAATAATTATGAATTATGAAACAGGAGAATATGACAATAATTTAAAAATTTTAAAATTAAGAAAAATTTCAGGGCATCAAGAAGATATAAAATTTAAAAGTGAATTAGCAAAATATGATGAAAAATCAAATGAAATTGATTTTATAAAAAAAGTAAATATAAATCAAAAAGAACTAAATATAGACTCTGATAAACTAAGATATTTTATTAAAACAAAAAAAATAAAATCAGAAACTCCAATTACAGTTACAGAAAAAAATCTAAAGATGGTTATTCAATCAGGTGAAATGGATCTGAAGAATAAAACTTTAGATGGAGAAAAAGGAGTAATAACAACAGAAGATGGGGATAAGATAACAGGAGATTTTTTATCAGGCGATTATTCAAAAAAGGAGTTTAATTTTAAAGATAATTTAAAAGCTGATCTGCCATCAGAAAAGATGAAATTTTCAGGAGATATAGCTAAAATGTATTTTAAAAAAAATAAAGATGATCAATTTGATGTAACAAGAGGAGAAATAAAAAATAAAACTGATTTTTGGTATAAAGATATGAATCTTTCAAGTGATTATCTTGAAATGGATAACATGAAAAATTTAGTTTTTGGAAAAGGTAATCCAGTATTAAAAATAGATGGAGATACAACAATAAAATCAGATTATGTTTATTTAAATTTAAATACAAATACAGGTGAAATGAAAAGTAATGTAAAATTAACAAATATAACTAAAGAAGCTGGTACAATAAATGCAACAGCAAATGATGCTTCTTTAAATAATGAAGATAAAAAAGTGAAAATGAAAGGGAATATTATAGTTTATCAAGGTGAAAACAAAGTAGAAGCAGAAGAGGGAGTTATGGATTTAAAAACAAATATATTATCTGGAATAGGTACAACTAAATTTAAATTGAGGATAAAGCCTAAAGAGGAGAGTAAATAA